In the genome of Thermoplasma sp. Kam2015, the window CGTACGATTATTCCACGCTCGTCGATATAATAATAAATTCAAAGATCAACCTGAGCTTCAACAAGCCGGTGCATCTCTTCGGCGGCGGCCATCCCATGTTCTTCGCCTTTGCAGTATATCTTGGAGTAGATCTTTTCGACTCAGCCTCCTATGTGAAGTACGCGAAGGATGACCGCCTCATATATCCGGACGGTACGAGGGATCTTGCCCGCATAACTGAACTGCCCCAGTGGAGCCCGCTTTACGGCAGATACACCCTGAAGGAGCTGAGGGATCTTGAAAAGGAAAAACGCAGCATAGAGATAGCCAGACATAATCTCAAGGCCATATTCATGGAGATCGCGGAGATAAAGGAAAGGATATATGAAGAGGGCCTTGCACAGTATGTGGCGCAGAAGGCCAGATCCCATCCAAGCCTCCTGAAGGCCTACTGGAGGATGATGTCCTATTCAAATATATTGGAGAGATACGAGGATCTCTCAAAGAAAACCGCCTATTTCTTCTATGATTCCTTCTCAACGAAGAATCCATATGTTTCAAGGATAAGTAAATTCACGGATCAGTACCTGTCGTCCAGCAGGAAGGACACATATGTTTTCACGGGCAAGGCCTGGAATCCAGGCTACACCAATACAGATTTCGTCAGGAACGTGTACCAGAAGATCGACTGCAATGCCCTCATCTCATGGTCTGGCACCTTTGTTCCTGCTGAGCTTGAAAATACATATCCGGTGGAACAGACAGTAAGCTCTGGCTTTGAACCTGATCCTGATTTCTCTGCGGTTAAGGATATCATCTCTCCATTCAGGGTTGATGTTTACAAGGGAGAAAAGTTCGAAGGCGATCAGATCAGAAACTTCAATCTGAACAAGATAAGGGTCATAGCGGATTATCAGTTCGGTATGGGTACGGGAAAGATGATCTTCAGGGATGACGTGAAGATTAACGTGTCGAAGACCGGCAGGATAAGGGGCATACTCTCAAGGGACGGTAGGCTGATAGCCACGCTGAGAAACGATGGCTTCTTCACGCTGACCTATTACGGTGGATATCTGCTTCATTCATCGCTCAAGCCACCCAGACTCAGGGTGGTGGTCTCAAATGAGAGCGCAGAGTACAATGCAAAGGGATACAGCGTATTCTTCAAATTCATAAAGGACACAGACGAAACCATAATAGCGAAGAACGACGTCCTTGTGGTGGATGAGGATGGAAACCTTGCCGCTGTGGGAAAGGCGATGGTGTCAGGCAGGGAGTTGAGGGAGTACGGAGAGGGCATAGCCGTGAGGGTGCATGAGGGAAGGGATCAGTCCGAGAAATAGGATATGACGCCGATCGAGGCTATCATTATGCATATCCCAAGGACTTCAACAGGCCCAACGGGCTCATTGAAGAGGAATATGGAGGTTATATCTGCGAATATTGGCTCTCCTATGAGTATGACGCCAACCTTTGTCACGTTCATCCTGGAGAGCGCCGATACGTATATGTAGGTGGCGAGGAAGGTGGCGAATATGGCCGTGAATACCACAACGAACAGCGCATAATAGGAAAAGACAAGCGGATACATATCTGTGCGCATGAAAGCAAGCGATAGTACCGCGACCACGACTATCTGCAGGAATGAGAATGTTAGCGGATCCACATCTGAAGCGTATTTTGAGACGTAGACAAGCTGCATGGCATAAAATATGGCGGCGATGAAAGTGAGTATGTCGCCCGCCTCTATTGCCAGATTGTGCAGCCCGCTGTAGGAC includes:
- the tgtA gene encoding tRNA guanosine(15) transglycosylase TgtA yields the protein MEIKERDGLARIAKFETPHGTIETPTVLPVINPNIMDITPEEMKPLGLQGIITNSYIILRTPQLRERALKDGLHALIGYDGPIMTDSGTFQSYVYGSIEFNNREVVEFQKRIGSDISTILDVFTTPGTPRSQAEKAVIETYNRMLEVNDEDGIIAGPVQGGVYSDLRRRSAELMNSTRAMYHPIGGVVPLLETYDYSTLVDIIINSKINLSFNKPVHLFGGGHPMFFAFAVYLGVDLFDSASYVKYAKDDRLIYPDGTRDLARITELPQWSPLYGRYTLKELRDLEKEKRSIEIARHNLKAIFMEIAEIKERIYEEGLAQYVAQKARSHPSLLKAYWRMMSYSNILERYEDLSKKTAYFFYDSFSTKNPYVSRISKFTDQYLSSSRKDTYVFTGKAWNPGYTNTDFVRNVYQKIDCNALISWSGTFVPAELENTYPVEQTVSSGFEPDPDFSAVKDIISPFRVDVYKGEKFEGDQIRNFNLNKIRVIADYQFGMGTGKMIFRDDVKINVSKTGRIRGILSRDGRLIATLRNDGFFTLTYYGGYLLHSSLKPPRLRVVVSNESAEYNAKGYSVFFKFIKDTDETIIAKNDVLVVDEDGNLAAVGKAMVSGRELREYGEGIAVRVHEGRDQSEK
- a CDS encoding DMT family transporter: MERKEIIYLALLIFVTFIWGVTFPMIKDVFVYLSPVSFLAIRFVIASLIFLPFVYRKLKESNRDTIRYGVIAGIFLFIAYYLQTVGLMYTEPALSGTITGIYVVFVPLISYIYLRKRVMRIEIYSSVFAFIGLVLMSYSGLHNLAIEAGDILTFIAAIFYAMQLVYVSKYASDVDPLTFSFLQIVVVAVLSLAFMRTDMYPLVFSYYALFVVVFTAIFATFLATYIYVSALSRMNVTKVGVILIGEPIFADITSIFLFNEPVGPVEVLGICIMIASIGVISYFSD